From the genome of Streptomyces sp. NBC_01116, one region includes:
- a CDS encoding amino acid permease, translated as MAAPSDSTPLAPPSEADGARPSPAGGGLVRSLTHRQTTMIGLGSALGTGLFLGSSTAISVAGPAVIIAYAIGAVLVAIIAVLLGEMSAAHPVQGSFGTIAHRYLGPWAGFLSRYLYWFSAVVVIGTEVVASALYIRWWWPEVPMSAAILVIAAIVLAVNIISVKSFGTTEFWLSSVKVVALCAFILCAALLVFFGLPDTEASGFANLSDDGGFMPHGVESIWLAMSVVMFAYAGFEVVAIAAAEAVDPQRTIRTAMRQLAWRLSFFYLLAITLVLSLIPWRKLAEGDGSVEASPFVRVFSEVGVPAAATLTNAVVLIAAMSAANAHLYGASRLLHSLGDDGLAPAPTAKLSRRGVPAIALAVSSLGIAAAALLAFYDVSGLFTIMMSIAIFAVLLVWLLIVASYIAFRRHRRANPEEFTGFSVPGGGKLAVVAVAGVLAVAATAVKVPDMRQAAGIGLAFTAVLFACHGLLTYRRTRQE; from the coding sequence ATGGCCGCACCCAGCGACTCCACACCGCTCGCCCCTCCCTCCGAAGCCGACGGCGCCAGACCGTCGCCCGCCGGTGGAGGGCTGGTCCGCTCCCTCACCCACCGGCAGACCACCATGATCGGGCTGGGCTCCGCGCTCGGCACCGGACTCTTCCTCGGCTCCAGCACCGCGATATCCGTGGCCGGCCCCGCCGTGATCATCGCGTATGCGATCGGCGCGGTCCTGGTCGCCATCATCGCCGTCCTGCTCGGCGAGATGTCCGCCGCCCACCCGGTCCAGGGCTCCTTCGGCACCATCGCGCACCGCTACCTCGGCCCGTGGGCCGGGTTCCTCAGCCGCTACCTGTACTGGTTCAGCGCCGTCGTCGTCATCGGGACGGAGGTCGTCGCCTCCGCGCTCTACATCCGCTGGTGGTGGCCCGAGGTGCCGATGTCCGCGGCGATCCTGGTGATCGCCGCGATCGTCCTCGCGGTCAACATCATCAGTGTGAAGTCCTTCGGCACCACGGAGTTCTGGCTCTCCAGCGTCAAGGTGGTCGCTCTCTGCGCGTTCATCCTCTGCGCCGCGCTGCTGGTCTTCTTCGGCCTGCCCGACACGGAGGCCTCCGGCTTCGCCAACCTCTCCGACGACGGTGGCTTCATGCCGCACGGCGTGGAATCCATCTGGCTGGCCATGTCCGTGGTGATGTTCGCGTACGCCGGGTTCGAGGTCGTCGCCATCGCCGCCGCGGAAGCGGTCGACCCGCAGCGCACCATCCGTACCGCGATGCGCCAGCTGGCCTGGCGGCTGAGCTTCTTCTACCTTCTCGCCATCACCCTGGTCCTCTCGCTGATCCCGTGGCGCAAGCTGGCGGAGGGCGACGGGAGCGTCGAGGCGAGCCCCTTCGTGCGGGTCTTCTCCGAGGTCGGGGTGCCGGCCGCGGCGACCCTCACCAACGCGGTCGTGCTCATCGCGGCCATGTCGGCCGCCAACGCCCACCTGTACGGCGCGTCCCGGCTGCTGCACTCGCTCGGAGACGACGGCCTGGCCCCGGCGCCGACGGCCAAGCTGAGCAGGCGCGGCGTCCCCGCGATCGCCCTGGCCGTCTCGTCCCTGGGCATCGCCGCCGCCGCCTTGCTGGCCTTCTACGACGTCAGCGGCCTCTTCACCATCATGATGTCGATCGCCATCTTCGCCGTCCTCCTGGTGTGGCTGCTGATCGTCGCCTCGTACATCGCCTTCCGACGCCACCGCAGGGCGAACCCCGAGGAGTTCACCGGATTCAGCGTTCCGGGCGGTGGCAAGCTGGCGGTCGTGGCCGTGGCCGGGGTGCTGGCCGTCGCCGCCACGGCGGTGAAGGTTCCCGACATGCGCCAGGCCGCCGGTATCGGCCTTGCCTTCACCGCGGTGCTCTTCGCCTGCCACGGCCTGCTCACCTACCGCCGGACACGGCAGGAGTAG